caccccttgggccggccgcacctccccctctccctcctttatatacgggggcaagggggcaccccatgacacacaaattgatcttcgtgatcgttccttagccgtgtgcggtgcccccttccaccatattccacctcggtcatatcgtagcggtgcttaggcgaaccctgcgtcggtagaacatcatcaccgtcatcacgctgtcgtgctgacgaaactctcccctaacactttgctggatcagagctcgagggacgtcaccgagttgaacgtgtgcagaactcggaggtgccgtacgttcggtatttggatcggtcggatcaggaagacgtacgactacttcctctacattgtgtcaatgcttccgttgtcggtctacgagggtacgtagacaacactctcctctcccgttgctatgcatcaccatgatcttgcgtgtgcgtaggaaaattttgaaattactacgttccccaacagcggcgcCGATGatggcgggcggcggggtggctccTGCGGGGAGGTTCCGAGCGGCTGTGGCCGACGACAAGCGACGGGGCGCCAACGAGGGGCGCAAGGGCGAGGCGCCCGATCCGATATGGATCGGGGGGTGCGGGTGAGAGAGACATCGGGGTGGGGGTATGCGCGGTCGTGGGCTTAGGGTTCCCGTGGGTGTTGGGGGGAGTTAAGCAAGGGAGgggtgggctggctgggccggcgtGGTCGGCCGAGCCGACTGGACCAAGAGGCCCAATGGGGAAGCGGGCCTTTTGTCCCCTTTTTTTGTTtagttattgttttctattttctttcaattcttcttttctgttttattaattaatttttatttttatgaaATACCCAAGTCGTACCTAAAATATTATTAATACTAAAGCCACTACCACAATGCACTTGTCACCTAAAATAAAATAGTTTgtattgtttattattttataatcatttaactaattgttctTGCTACTACTTTATTCATGTTTGAGTATTTACacattttatacaagtgtggtttctccaccattattacttaggatttatttgtcccaGTTTGAAAaaatttagttttaatgtttgaaaacttttgatgtttgtctttatttttaaaatttgaatttgaatcgatttCGATCTAACGCAAGATTAACAATAGTAATCATGGTgccatggcatcattagcagaggttgctgtagcttaattatccgggcgtcacacgggCACAGCAGCTCCACCCACCACCATGTCATCCCTGTCCTCGCGAGCACAGATTGTATATGCAACCAGGAACCAAAGTGTATTTTCCGGGCCAGCTCCTCTCTCGATGTATATATGGGAGGACAGGCACGCAAACTAAACTAACCACATaatgaagaaaaaaaaggaatTTTAGAGAGCTTCATTTCATTTACTGTAACCATATATAATGTCTTTCGTCTTACAAGCACCAGGACCATAAGTTAAAAAAAAAGAATTAAGCCCAAGTGTGTACTCCTGGACACGTACGTACGCGACGCGACACAGGAGCTTAGCGAGCACACGACGCACGTGTCCTGGCGCTCGACGCGAGGAGGAGCAGCAGACCGAGCGAGATACTCCCTGGTCTTTTTAATCTGCATATAAATTTTGTTTGAAGTCAAAGCATCTATATTTTGACCAAAATTattgaaaaaaatatgaacatttacaataccaaatcaatattGTTAAATTCATTACGAAATGTAGTTTCatgaaatatatatttggtatgGTAGATGTTGATACTTTTTAATATATATTtgatcaaactttgtaaagtttgacttaatTCAAATCTAATACATAGAgtaaaaaggatcggagggagtatctgGGAGGGCCCCGGCGACGACGACGTACGGAGGCGGAGACCGTGCATGGACTACGACGGGGACGTGGGTGGCGCCGATCGTACGTACACATGCCGTGGCCGTGCATAATGTATTCATGCGCACATGTGGGCTACGCACCAACTTTCATACAATAATACTCCTTCGTAAAGAAATACAGTATaaaaagcatttagatcactataaAGGGAGTAGTAGTTCTGTGTGTATATGTCGATTTGGCACGATGCGACGCGAGAGGAGGCCCATCGTACACCGAGTACGTACATGCATGCATGCGCTCGCTTGCGTGTAGGCCCACGCACGTTGAGTACGTGCAAAAGAAAATACTAATGATACTGATTCGTTACAACGTGTAAGTGTGATACTTTCATGCAATTAACTCGGATTAAGTTCGTGTCGGTGTTTGTTGAGGCGTGAGGGCCACGGAGGAGGAGACAGAGGCAGGCAGGGGAGAAGAGCGTCGTGAATGAGCTGCCATTTTGGGGTCGACAACCAGATGCGAGCATGACAGCGACTGTCCATTTTCAGCCCACTGCACGGCCCAGGCGAGCGCACGATGCAGATGCAGATGCTGATGGTGATGATGATCAGGGCACGAACCAACGATGGTGCGAGCACACGTACTGACGCACGTACACACATGATGATGGACGGAAATTGTTGGTGGCTCCCCTCCCCGCCCCGGCCCACCTGAATTTCCATTTCATAACGAGGGCCGAAACGCCCGGACGATGCAGCCCGGATGGACCTCTTTTCTCTGCATGCATGTTcccagcctcctccttcttcttctccacacATAGCCGTGGTGCCCAGCTGCGGCCGCATGCATGCCATTCTCGGCTCAGCAGCCAGATATCGGCATGACTGGGCTGCCATTCTCGGCTCAGCAAGCGCATGACGCCGATTGTCCATTCTCTGCAGCGACCATGTGAGGgtgagggtgagggagagggagggcggGAGACGGCCGCGCGCGTTCCTCCGGCTATATATGCAGCAGCTCGCAGCCCAGATCTCAGGCGGTCTTCATTCCTCCGACCTCGCGCCGGCGACTGCCCTCGATGGAATCGGTGAGCTCCGGCGACGGCTATCCCCAGCTACGGACGACCGTCGGCCAGCGCGGGCTCAGTCGGCACGGCGCCGACGACCCTCGGCTTGGAGCTCGCCCTCGCCCGCGACCCTCCACGGTGTGTTTTCTGCTCCCCTTCCTAAGCAAGAAGAAGGATGCCACACACCCGTTCGCCGTAGGCTGGCCGTTAGTTTACCTTTACCCTCCCCATTTCCGACCTCCTTTTTTGGGAAATCTGCAGGCCATCCACCCGAGCCCATCCATGGAGGGAGAGGCCGTTGACGCCGAGCTGCGGCTCTGCCCACCGCACAGCGGCGgcgcgtcggcggtggcggcggagagcAAGTACGTCAAGGTGAGCGTGGAAGGAGCCCGGTACCAGCGGACGGTGGACCTGAGGGCGTACGGTGGGCACGGGGAGCTCAGGGCGGCGCTCTTGGGCCTGGCCGGCCAGATGCTGGACTTGGCCGTGGCCTACGAGGACAATGCCGGCGACATCTTGCTCGCCGGCGACCTCCCCTGGGACATGTTCGTCTCCGACTGCAGGAGTGTCAGGATTATGAGACGGTCGACGACGGTGACAAGCAGCTAGAGCTAGGGCAGCAACACAACATCTCCTTGTCCTCATTGCCGTTGCTGTTTTCCTTAGATGCGTTTATGCTGGCGAAATTTCTACATCTTGTTTGGTGCTGTTGCACGATACTTTGTGGTGAGAAATTTGGATGAAACTTGAATAAAAATTGCGCCATGTTAACTTGTTTGCTCGGTGATGAGCATTCTTCAGTCTCTTGGGTTATGATTTAATAAACAAACTTTTCTTGTAGAAAAACAAGAAGCTAATTGACAAATATATATTCTACCAAAGCCAGAAAAAGTGTAGGCAGTTTGGCAAACTGAACAAAATAGGCGACAtatgaaaaaagaaagaaatagacACCACAAACATTCATTGTACCAACAAGAAGAGCGAGAATCGTTCCACACTTCCAGGAGACAGCGCGACAAATCAAAAGTTAAATGTGTCAAAACTCTTCAACAAAAAATGGTGTACAATTGTACATGTATCGGatccacacacgcacacacactcgtCAATCTTGTCACTGCATCGACCAGACATCATACAAGCCCAACAACAAACTACCATACCAAAAAGCAAGCTGATACACAAGCAGAGCGAGAGAGGCTACAGCATTTACAGGCAGGCCTTCTGACTTCGAGGTCGAGACCAAACGAACACCTTCCGAAGCCAGCCGGTGAAACAATCATGACGCGAGGGACACCGCCCCGTGTTATGGCTCAAAGATGATGCTCTGGCGGCTTCTCTTTCCAAATGGCAAGGATGCCAAAT
The window above is part of the Triticum aestivum cultivar Chinese Spring chromosome 2A, IWGSC CS RefSeq v2.1, whole genome shotgun sequence genome. Proteins encoded here:
- the LOC123191044 gene encoding auxin-responsive protein IAA12 — protein: MESVSSGDGYPQLRTTVGQRGLSRHGADDPRLGARPRPRPSTAIHPSPSMEGEAVDAELRLCPPHSGGASAVAAESKYVKVSVEGARYQRTVDLRAYGGHGELRAALLGLAGQMLDLAVAYEDNAGDILLAGDLPWDMFVSDCRSVRIMRRSTTVTSS